The Daucus carota subsp. sativus chromosome 7, DH1 v3.0, whole genome shotgun sequence genome window below encodes:
- the LOC108195102 gene encoding alpha-amylase/subtilisin inhibitor, whose amino-acid sequence MLLGHCLGPGDFQAVLDVDGQELQVAAKYYILPAAPGGGNGGGGLGLASRDRRCPFYVMQESHEQSNGLPVRFLPVNYKADANVSLSSDLNIVFHAATICVQSTGWKVGSVDEITGRRRVRRKWEEMAWLK is encoded by the exons ATGCTCCTCGGGCATTGCTTGGGACCTGGAGACTTCCAGGCAGTGCTAGATGTAGATGGTCAAGAACTACAAGTTGCTGCCAAGTACTATATATTGCCTGCTGCCCCGGGTGGGGGAAATGGTGGTGGTGGCCTTGGCCTTGCGTCGAGAGACAGGAGATGCCCTTTTTATGTGATGCAAGAGAGTCATGAACAATCTAATGGCCTGCCAGTAAGATTTTTACCAGTGAACTATAAAGCGGATGCTAATGTGAGCTTGTCTAGTGATTTGAATATTGTGTTTCATGCTGCTACAATCTGTGTGCAATCCACTGGGTGGAAAGTTGGAAGCGTCGATGAGATTACTGGACGGAG GCGTGTTCGACGAAAATGGGAAGAAATGGCTTGGCTTAAGTGA
- the LOC108194426 gene encoding probable clathrin assembly protein At4g32285, with the protein MQRRIRQVFTSVREHTLVRYAKVATAGGFCDLDLIVVKATSPDDFPLHDKYVHQLLKIFSISPSSYHDFAISFARRFGRTQCWRVALKCLVLLHRLLRSLPDDNDFRDHLLWIRSNGYLSLNPCHFRDFSSSASEDYTLFIRSYACLLDEALECSYVGVELQFVDREEMCLVSEGDKMEVFDELLEMLLQVQSLIDRVMECKPSGIAPRNFVVQSAMKYIIRDSFICYSIFRRKIVVVLEHLTQVHYRNSITAFSIYKKAAIQANQLCEFFDWCKTLLLCGSYEFPLVDKIPQIQIKALETFLNGMWQITDQSSSSTSESSITSTLESPSSSNRDEKIMRLEFLGSKDCGNAKDNCTMTKIKKFEEMEPLIQFDDDYDQNSGWEALLEASINSLCMASERNVVFLPPDKYCQACGYGYATDINDPNGWQIQVYNPNVLNPFNY; encoded by the coding sequence ATGCAGAGGCGAATCAGACAAGTCTTCACCTCCGTAAGAGAGCACACCCTCGTCAGGTACGCGAAAGTTGCCACTGCTGGAGGGTTCTGTGACCTTGACTTGATAGTTGTCAAGGCCACATCTCCTGATGACTTTCCACTGCATGATAAATATGTTCATCAGCTCCTCAAAATCTTCTCTATTTCTCCTTCTTCGTATCACGATTTTGCAATTAGCTTTGCTAGAAGATTTGGGAGGACGCAATGCTGGAGAGTTGCATTGAAATGCCTTGTTCTTCTTCACCGTTTGCTTCGATCATTGCCTGATGATAATGACTTTCGGGACCATCTCCTCTGGATCCGATCCAATGGCTATTTGTCACTTAATCCGTGTCATTTCCGAGACTTCTCCTCATCAGCCTCTGAGGATTACACGCTTTTCATTAGATCATACGCTTGCCTACTTGATGAAGCGCTTGAATGTTCATATGTTGGTGTAGAATTACAATTTGTTGACCGCGAAGAGATGTGTTTAGTAAGTGAAGGTGATAAAATGGAAGTGTTCGACGAATTGCTTGAAATGTTGTTACAAGTTCAGAGCCTAATTGATAGAGTCATGGAATGCAAGCCATCCGGGATAGCTCCAAGGAACTTTGTGGTCCAATCGGCCATGAAGTACATAATTCGCGACAGCTTCATATGTTACTCAATTTTTAGAAGAAAGATCGTCGTAGTTTTAGAACATCTCACTCAGGTTCATTACAGAAATAGTATAACTGCTTTTAGTATCTACAAAAAAGCAGCAATTCAAGCAAATCAACTTTGTGAATTCTTTGATTGGTGCAAGACTCTGTTGCTTTGCGGGTCATACGAGTTCCCTTTGGTTGATAAGATTCCTCAAATTCAGATAAAAGCTCTTGAAACTTTCCTGAATGGAATGTGGCAGATAACTGATCAGTCGTCGTCTTCTACATCTGAATCTTCTATTACATCAACATTGGAGTCTCCATCAAGCTCAAATCGCGATGAAAAGATTATGAGGCTTGAGTTTCTTGGTAGCAAAGATTGCGGAAATGCCAAAGATAATTGTACCATGacaaaaatcaagaaatttgAAGAGATGGAGCCATTGATTCAAtttgatgatgattatgatcaAAATTCTGGTTGGGAGGCTCTTCTAGAAGCTTCTATTAATTCGTTGTGCATGGCTTCAGAGAGGAACGTCGTCTTCTTGCCACCTGATAAATATTGTCAAGCCTGCGGATATGGATATGCGACTGATATTAATGATCCAAATGGATGGCAGATTCAAGTATACAATCCTAATGTTCTCAATCCGTTTAATTATTAG